In one window of Bradyrhizobium sp. AZCC 1721 DNA:
- a CDS encoding ABC transporter ATP-binding protein — protein MTTPLLAIRSLRAAYGKIEALKGVDLDISAGEIVALIGANGAGKSTLMMTIFGRPRARAGRIEFDGRDITGVPTHEIARLRIAQSPEGRRIFPRMSVAENLQMGADATDSSEADRASGLERVFALFPRLKERMTQRGGTLSGGEQQMLAIGRALMSRPRLLMLDEPSLGLAPLIARQIFDAIRTLNRQDGLTVLIVEQNANHALKLAHRGYVMVNGLITLSGTGSELLQRPEIRAAYLEGGRRE, from the coding sequence ATGACGACGCCCCTGCTCGCGATCCGCTCGCTGCGGGCGGCCTACGGCAAGATCGAGGCGCTGAAGGGCGTCGATCTCGACATCAGCGCCGGCGAGATCGTCGCCCTGATCGGCGCCAACGGCGCCGGCAAGTCGACGTTGATGATGACGATCTTCGGCCGGCCCCGTGCCCGCGCCGGCCGCATCGAATTCGACGGCCGGGACATTACCGGCGTGCCGACGCATGAGATTGCGAGGCTGCGGATTGCCCAGTCGCCCGAGGGCCGCCGGATTTTTCCGCGCATGAGCGTGGCGGAAAACCTGCAGATGGGCGCCGACGCCACCGACTCAAGCGAGGCCGATCGGGCGAGCGGCCTGGAACGTGTCTTCGCGCTGTTCCCGCGGCTCAAGGAACGCATGACCCAGCGCGGCGGCACGTTGTCCGGCGGCGAGCAGCAGATGCTGGCGATCGGCCGGGCCTTGATGAGCCGGCCGCGCCTGTTGATGCTGGACGAGCCGTCGCTGGGGCTGGCTCCCCTGATCGCGCGGCAGATTTTCGATGCGATCCGGACCCTGAACCGGCAGGACGGCCTAACCGTGCTGATCGTGGAGCAGAACGCCAACCACGCGCTGAAACTGGCCCATCGCGGCTATGTCATGGTCAACGGCCTGATCACGCTGTCCGGAACCGGCAGCGAATTGCTGCAGCGCCCGGAAATCCGCGCCGCCTATCTGGAGGGCGGCCGCCGGGAGTAG
- a CDS encoding ABC transporter ATP-binding protein — MSGDPILCVDRLSMRFGGIVAVNDLSFDAERRKITALIGPNGAGKTTVFNCITGFYKPTSGAIGLTHDDGRAIRLERLNDFRIAKLAKVARTFQNIRLFPGMTALENLMVAQHNALMRASGLTFLGLIGAPSWHHAEQAAIDLARTWLDRIGLLDRADDAAGNLPYGDQRRLEIARAMCTQPALLCLDEPAAGLNARESAALSELLLSIRADQGTSILLIEHDMSVVMQISDHVVVMDHGIKIAEGTPREIRDDPKVIAAYLGADEEEAIAVMESGT; from the coding sequence GTGAGCGGCGATCCGATTCTCTGCGTTGATCGCCTGTCGATGCGCTTCGGCGGCATCGTCGCCGTCAACGACCTCTCCTTCGACGCCGAGCGGCGCAAGATCACCGCGCTGATCGGGCCGAACGGCGCCGGCAAGACCACCGTCTTCAACTGCATCACCGGCTTCTACAAGCCGACCTCGGGCGCCATCGGCCTTACCCATGATGACGGCCGCGCCATCCGGCTCGAGCGGCTGAACGATTTCCGGATTGCCAAACTGGCCAAGGTCGCGCGCACCTTTCAGAACATCCGCCTGTTTCCCGGGATGACGGCGCTGGAAAACCTGATGGTCGCACAGCACAACGCGCTGATGCGCGCTTCCGGGTTGACGTTCCTCGGCCTGATCGGCGCGCCGTCCTGGCACCACGCCGAACAGGCCGCGATCGATCTGGCGCGGACCTGGCTCGACCGCATCGGTCTTCTGGATCGTGCCGACGATGCCGCCGGCAACCTGCCCTATGGCGACCAGCGGCGCCTGGAGATCGCGCGCGCAATGTGCACCCAGCCCGCCTTGCTCTGCCTCGACGAGCCGGCTGCGGGATTGAATGCGCGCGAAAGCGCTGCTTTAAGCGAATTGCTGCTCTCGATCCGCGCCGACCAGGGCACCTCGATCCTTTTGATCGAGCACGACATGAGCGTGGTGATGCAAATCTCCGACCACGTCGTGGTGATGGACCACGGCATCAAGATCGCCGAAGGCACGCCGCGCGAAATCCGCGACGATCCCAAGGTGATCGCGGCCTATCTCGGCGCCGACGAGGAGGAAGCCATCGCGGTGATGGAGAGCGGGACGTGA
- a CDS encoding branched-chain amino acid ABC transporter substrate-binding protein — protein sequence MKSLKLIGLALGASLALSTTALAQDISIAVAGPMTGGESAFGRQMKNGAEQFVADINAAGGVLGKKLALQVGDDACDPKQARSIAEKFASAKIPFVAGHFCSSSSIPASEAYADGNVLQITPASTNPLFTERKLWNVARVCGRDDQQGLVAADYIVKNYKGKNIAILNDKTTYGKGLADETKKALNKAGVTEKLFESYNKGDKDFNAIVSRLKRDNIDLVFVGGYHQESGLILRQMRDQGLKTVLMAGDALNDKEFASIAGPAAEGTLFTFGPDPRNKATAKAIVEKFKGKNIDPEGYTLYTYAAMQVWSQAVAKAKTTEPKKVMETIKAGEWDTVLGKLGFDAKGDIKVIDYVVYKWDAKGNYAEIHPKAS from the coding sequence ATGAAATCACTGAAACTTATTGGCCTGGCATTGGGCGCATCGCTGGCGCTGTCGACAACGGCGCTGGCGCAGGACATCTCCATCGCAGTGGCGGGCCCGATGACGGGCGGCGAATCCGCATTCGGCCGCCAGATGAAGAACGGTGCCGAACAATTCGTGGCCGACATCAACGCCGCCGGCGGCGTGCTCGGCAAGAAGCTGGCGCTGCAGGTCGGCGACGATGCCTGCGACCCGAAGCAGGCGCGCTCGATCGCGGAAAAATTCGCCAGCGCGAAAATCCCGTTCGTCGCCGGTCACTTTTGCTCGTCGTCGTCGATCCCGGCGTCGGAAGCCTACGCCGACGGCAACGTGCTGCAGATCACGCCGGCCTCGACCAACCCGTTGTTCACCGAGCGCAAGCTCTGGAACGTGGCGCGCGTCTGCGGCCGTGACGATCAGCAGGGCCTGGTTGCCGCCGACTACATCGTCAAGAACTACAAGGGCAAGAACATCGCCATCCTCAACGACAAGACCACTTACGGCAAGGGTCTCGCCGACGAAACCAAGAAGGCGCTCAACAAGGCCGGCGTCACCGAAAAGTTGTTCGAGTCCTACAACAAGGGCGACAAGGACTTTAACGCGATCGTGTCGCGGCTGAAGCGCGACAATATCGATCTGGTCTTTGTCGGGGGCTATCATCAAGAATCCGGCCTCATTCTGCGCCAGATGCGCGACCAGGGCCTCAAGACGGTGTTGATGGCGGGCGACGCGCTGAACGACAAGGAGTTCGCCTCGATCGCCGGTCCGGCCGCGGAGGGCACGCTGTTCACCTTCGGTCCCGATCCGCGCAACAAGGCGACCGCGAAGGCGATCGTCGAGAAGTTCAAGGGCAAGAACATCGATCCCGAAGGCTACACCCTCTACACCTACGCCGCGATGCAGGTCTGGTCGCAGGCGGTGGCGAAGGCCAAGACGACCGAGCCGAAGAAGGTCATGGAGACCATCAAGGCCGGCGAATGGGACACCGTGCTCGGCAAGCTGGGCTTCGACGCCAAGGGTGACATCAAGGTGATCGACTACGTCGTCTACAAGTGGGACGCCAAAGGCAACTACGCCGAGATCCATCCGAAGGCCTCCTGA
- a CDS encoding HAMP domain-containing protein has product MSDLSPGASPSARRVAKPKPPHTNGTSDPMQDLLHALQAMRAGDFSVRMTGDHLGIEGKIADTFNEIVASNQRMAQQLEHVGQVVGREGKTRQRVKFDLSSGSWADMEGSVNTLIDDLLWPTREVTRAVAAVAQGDLLQTVQLNVDGRPLGGEFLQSATIVNTMIKQLGVFTSEVTRVAREVGTEGKLGGQAQVPEVTGVWKDLTESVNSMANNLTGQVRNIAEVTIAVANGDLSKKITVDVRGEILQLKEAINTMVDQLRSFASEVTRVAREVGTDGKLGGQAIVPGVAGTWKDLTDSVNAMCGNLTAQVRNIANVTTAVARGDLSRKITVDVRGEILELKDTINTMVDQLNSFASEVTRVAREVGTEGKLGGQAQVPGVAGTWKDLTDNVNFMASNLTAQVRNIADVATAIAGGDLSKKITVNVSGEILQLKETLNTMVDQLNAFAGEVTRVAREVGTEGRLGGQANVLGVAGTWKDLTESVNSMASNLTAQVRNIAEVTTAVANGDLSKKITVDVRGEILELKDTINTMVDQLNAFAGEVTRVAREVGTEGKLGGQANVRGVAGTWKDLTDNVNSMAGNLTAQVRNIAEVATAVAKGDLSKKITVNVSGEILQLKETLNTMVDQLNAFASEVTRVAREVGTDGKLGGQAQVTGVAGTWKDLTDSVNSMAGNLTAQVRNIAEVATAIAGGDLSRKITVDVRGEILQLKETLNTMVDQLNRFAGEVTRVAREVGTEGRLGGQANVPGVAGTWKDLTDNVNSMAGNLTGQVRNIAEVTTAVAKGDLSKKITVDVKGEILELKNTVNTMVDQLNAFASEVTRVAREVGTEGKLGGQAQVPEVAGTWKDLTDNVNFMASNLTAQVRNIAEVATAIAGGDLSKKITVDVRGEILLLKDTLNTMVEQLRSFAAEVTRVAREVGTEGRLGGQAVVPGVGGTWKDLTDNVNLLAANLTTQVRNIAEVTTAVARGDLSRKITVDVKGEILELKNTINTMVDQLNAFAGEVTRVAREVGTEGKLGGQAQVPGVAGTWKDLTDTVNFMAANLTEQVRGIVKVVTAVANGDLKQNLTVKSKGEVAALADTINNMTETLATFADQVTSVAREVGVEGRLGGQANVPGAAGTWKDLTGNVNLLAANLTSQVRSIAEVATAVTKGDLTRSIQVDARGEVAELKDNINTMIGNLRLTTQVNTEQDWLKTNLARFTNMLQGQRELSTVGRLLLTELAPLVNAHMGVIYQVENAESPQLHLLSSYAGDGAHPHPQVVQFGEGLIGQCAMDKRQRLVSDIPRDTAPVNSALLRAIPKNIVVLPVLFENQVKAVIELSSISSFTTSQMTFLEQLTDSIGIVLNSIEATMQTEGLLKQSQQLAGELQTQQKELQQTNEQLEQKAQQLAERNVEVERKNQEIEQARRALEEKATELALTSKYKSEFLANMSHELRTPLNSILILGQQLTENPDGNLSLKQVEFARTIHGAGTDLLNLISDILDLSKIESGTVTVDAEEILTSSLLETVGRPFKHEAENRHLSFSINVDETLPRSMVTDSKRLQQVLKNLLSNAFKFTAEGGVKLNVSAALGGWSAEHPILNHAPAVVAFDVTDTGIGIPLEKQKLIFEAFQQADAGTSRKYGGTGLGLAISRELASLLGGEIHLRSAPSKGSTFVLYLPLHYSGPTVAPRSPASSAFTPAPALQATQERAVEQLPDDRLDLAPGDNILLIVEDDPHYARVLIDLARDKGFKVLVASRGAEALELAKQFQPTAVSLDVFLPDMLGWTVLSQLKHSPLTRHIPVQIITLDEDRQHALARGAFSFVNKPTTTEGVSAALSQIKEYAKPRRKRLLIVEDNAAEQMSITELLGHDDIEILTADTGADALSTLRNQPCDCVVLDLRLPDMSGFEVLDRLRNDETLSNVPVVVFTGRELSAEEDAELHTMARSIVVKGVESPERLLDETSLFLHRVITELPVEKQRMLEKLNSSDEDLVGKTALLVDDDARNIFALSSVLERRGMKVLTATTGHEAIALVESNPNIAIVLMDIMMPQMDGYQTIGVIRENPSFSRLPIIALTAKAMKGDREKCLEAGASDYLAKPVNTEQLLLAIRMWLHR; this is encoded by the coding sequence ATGAGTGATCTTTCCCCTGGAGCATCTCCCTCCGCTCGCCGGGTCGCCAAACCCAAACCACCCCACACCAACGGCACATCCGATCCGATGCAGGATCTGCTGCACGCGTTGCAGGCAATGCGCGCCGGCGATTTCTCTGTACGCATGACAGGCGATCATCTCGGCATCGAGGGCAAGATTGCCGACACCTTCAACGAAATCGTCGCCTCCAACCAGCGAATGGCGCAGCAACTGGAGCACGTCGGCCAGGTCGTCGGCCGCGAAGGCAAGACGCGCCAGCGCGTCAAGTTCGACCTCTCGAGCGGCTCGTGGGCGGACATGGAAGGCTCCGTCAACACGCTGATCGACGATCTGCTGTGGCCGACCCGCGAAGTCACGCGCGCGGTCGCCGCAGTGGCACAGGGCGATCTGCTGCAGACCGTGCAACTCAACGTCGACGGCCGCCCGCTGGGCGGCGAATTTCTGCAGTCTGCCACCATCGTCAACACGATGATCAAGCAGCTCGGCGTGTTCACCTCGGAAGTGACGCGCGTGGCCCGCGAAGTCGGCACCGAGGGCAAGCTCGGCGGCCAGGCCCAGGTGCCGGAAGTGACCGGTGTCTGGAAAGACTTGACCGAGAGCGTCAACTCGATGGCCAACAACCTCACCGGCCAGGTCCGCAACATTGCCGAAGTTACCATTGCGGTCGCCAATGGCGACCTGTCGAAGAAGATCACCGTCGATGTCCGTGGCGAGATCCTGCAGCTCAAGGAAGCCATCAACACGATGGTCGACCAGCTCCGCTCCTTCGCTTCCGAAGTGACGCGCGTGGCCCGCGAAGTCGGTACCGACGGCAAGCTCGGCGGCCAGGCGATTGTCCCCGGCGTCGCCGGCACCTGGAAGGATCTGACCGACTCCGTCAACGCGATGTGCGGCAACCTCACCGCACAAGTCCGCAACATCGCCAACGTTACTACCGCTGTCGCCCGTGGCGACCTCTCGCGCAAGATCACGGTCGACGTCCGCGGCGAAATACTCGAGCTCAAGGACACCATCAACACGATGGTCGACCAGCTCAACTCGTTCGCCTCGGAAGTGACGCGCGTGGCGCGCGAGGTCGGCACCGAAGGCAAGCTCGGCGGTCAGGCCCAAGTGCCTGGTGTGGCCGGCACCTGGAAGGACCTCACCGACAACGTCAACTTCATGGCTTCCAACCTGACGGCGCAGGTTCGCAACATCGCCGATGTCGCGACCGCCATTGCCGGCGGCGACCTTTCCAAGAAGATCACGGTGAACGTCTCGGGCGAAATCCTTCAGTTGAAGGAAACGCTGAACACGATGGTCGATCAGCTCAATGCCTTTGCTGGCGAAGTGACGCGCGTGGCCCGCGAAGTCGGCACCGAAGGACGGCTCGGCGGTCAGGCCAACGTGCTCGGCGTCGCCGGCACCTGGAAGGACCTCACCGAGAGCGTCAACTCGATGGCCTCCAACCTGACGGCGCAGGTCCGCAACATCGCCGAGGTGACGACCGCGGTCGCCAATGGCGACCTGTCTAAAAAGATCACGGTGGACGTCCGCGGCGAAATTCTGGAGTTGAAAGACACCATCAACACGATGGTCGACCAGCTCAACGCGTTTGCCGGCGAAGTGACGCGCGTGGCGCGCGAAGTCGGCACCGAAGGCAAGCTCGGCGGCCAGGCCAACGTGCGCGGCGTCGCCGGCACCTGGAAGGACCTCACCGACAACGTCAATTCGATGGCCGGCAACCTCACCGCTCAGGTTCGCAACATCGCCGAAGTCGCGACCGCGGTGGCGAAGGGCGACCTGTCGAAGAAGATCACGGTCAACGTCTCGGGCGAAATCCTTCAGTTGAAGGAAACGCTGAACACGATGGTCGACCAGCTCAACGCCTTTGCATCAGAAGTGACGCGCGTCGCACGCGAGGTCGGCACCGACGGCAAGCTCGGCGGCCAGGCCCAGGTGACCGGCGTCGCCGGCACCTGGAAGGACCTGACCGACTCCGTGAACTCGATGGCCGGCAATCTGACCGCCCAGGTGCGCAACATCGCGGAAGTGGCGACCGCGATTGCCGGCGGCGACCTCTCGCGAAAAATCACCGTCGACGTGCGCGGCGAAATTCTGCAGCTCAAGGAAACGCTGAACACGATGGTCGACCAGCTCAACCGCTTTGCGGGCGAAGTGACCCGCGTGGCGCGCGAGGTCGGCACCGAGGGACGGCTCGGCGGCCAAGCCAACGTGCCCGGCGTCGCCGGCACCTGGAAGGACCTCACCGACAACGTCAACTCGATGGCGGGCAACCTGACCGGCCAGGTCCGCAACATCGCCGAAGTGACTACGGCGGTAGCGAAGGGCGACCTGTCGAAGAAGATCACGGTCGACGTCAAGGGCGAGATTCTCGAACTGAAGAACACCGTCAACACGATGGTGGACCAGCTCAACGCCTTCGCCTCGGAAGTGACGCGCGTGGCGCGCGAGGTCGGCACCGAAGGCAAGCTCGGCGGCCAAGCCCAGGTGCCTGAAGTCGCCGGCACCTGGAAGGACCTGACCGACAACGTCAACTTCATGGCCTCGAACCTGACGGCACAGGTCCGCAACATCGCCGAGGTCGCAACCGCGATCGCCGGCGGCGACCTCTCCAAGAAGATCACGGTGGACGTCCGCGGCGAGATCCTGCTGCTGAAGGACACCCTCAATACGATGGTCGAGCAGCTACGCTCCTTCGCCGCCGAAGTGACGCGCGTGGCGCGCGAGGTCGGTACCGAGGGACGGCTCGGCGGCCAGGCCGTGGTGCCCGGCGTCGGCGGCACCTGGAAGGATCTGACCGACAACGTCAACCTGCTGGCGGCCAACCTCACCACGCAGGTGCGCAACATCGCGGAAGTCACGACCGCCGTGGCGCGCGGCGACCTGTCGCGCAAGATCACCGTGGACGTGAAGGGCGAAATCCTCGAACTGAAGAACACCATCAACACGATGGTCGACCAGCTCAACGCCTTTGCCGGCGAAGTGACCCGCGTGGCGCGCGAGGTCGGCACCGAGGGCAAGCTCGGCGGTCAGGCGCAGGTCCCGGGCGTCGCCGGCACCTGGAAGGACCTCACCGACACCGTCAACTTCATGGCGGCGAATTTGACCGAACAGGTCCGCGGCATCGTCAAGGTGGTGACGGCGGTGGCCAACGGCGACCTGAAGCAGAACCTGACGGTGAAATCGAAGGGCGAAGTCGCAGCCCTTGCCGACACCATCAACAACATGACCGAGACGCTCGCGACCTTTGCCGATCAGGTCACCAGCGTGGCGCGCGAAGTCGGCGTCGAGGGGCGGCTCGGCGGCCAGGCCAACGTGCCCGGCGCGGCCGGCACCTGGAAGGACCTCACCGGCAACGTCAACCTGCTCGCCGCCAACCTGACCTCGCAGGTGCGCTCGATCGCCGAGGTGGCAACCGCCGTGACCAAAGGCGACCTGACCCGCTCGATCCAGGTCGACGCCCGCGGCGAAGTGGCCGAACTCAAAGACAACATCAACACCATGATCGGCAACCTGCGGCTCACCACCCAGGTGAACACCGAGCAGGACTGGCTGAAGACAAACCTCGCAAGATTCACCAACATGTTGCAGGGCCAGCGCGAGCTGTCCACCGTCGGCCGGCTGCTGTTGACCGAACTGGCGCCGCTCGTCAACGCGCATATGGGCGTGATCTACCAGGTCGAGAACGCCGAGAGCCCGCAATTGCACCTGCTCTCGTCCTACGCCGGCGACGGCGCCCATCCGCATCCGCAAGTCGTTCAGTTCGGCGAAGGATTGATCGGCCAATGCGCCATGGACAAGCGCCAGCGGCTGGTGTCGGACATCCCTCGCGATACGGCGCCGGTGAATTCGGCACTGCTACGCGCGATCCCGAAAAACATCGTCGTGCTTCCGGTGCTGTTCGAAAACCAGGTGAAGGCCGTGATCGAGCTTTCCTCGATCTCGTCGTTCACGACGTCACAGATGACCTTCCTGGAGCAGCTCACCGACAGCATCGGCATCGTGCTCAACTCGATCGAGGCCACGATGCAGACCGAGGGCCTGTTGAAGCAATCCCAGCAGCTCGCCGGTGAACTGCAGACACAGCAGAAGGAATTGCAGCAGACCAACGAACAGCTCGAACAGAAGGCCCAGCAGCTCGCCGAACGCAACGTCGAGGTGGAACGAAAGAACCAGGAAATCGAACAAGCGCGGCGCGCGCTTGAGGAAAAGGCAACGGAACTTGCGCTGACATCGAAGTACAAGTCCGAATTCCTTGCCAACATGTCGCACGAGCTGCGCACGCCGCTCAACAGCATCCTGATCCTCGGCCAGCAGCTTACCGAAAACCCCGACGGCAATCTGTCGCTGAAGCAGGTCGAGTTCGCCCGCACCATCCACGGCGCCGGCACCGATCTTCTCAACCTGATCAGCGACATCCTCGACCTGTCAAAGATCGAATCCGGCACGGTGACGGTCGATGCCGAGGAAATCCTGACGTCGAGCCTGCTGGAGACCGTCGGACGGCCGTTCAAGCACGAGGCCGAAAATCGCCACCTCTCGTTCAGCATCAATGTCGACGAGACCCTTCCCCGCAGCATGGTGACCGACTCCAAGCGCCTGCAGCAGGTGCTGAAGAACCTGCTGTCGAACGCATTCAAGTTCACCGCGGAGGGCGGCGTGAAGTTGAACGTATCGGCCGCCCTTGGCGGCTGGAGCGCCGAGCACCCGATCCTCAATCACGCACCCGCTGTCGTCGCCTTCGACGTGACGGACACCGGCATCGGCATTCCCCTGGAAAAGCAGAAGCTGATCTTCGAGGCGTTCCAGCAGGCGGACGCCGGCACCAGCCGCAAATACGGCGGTACCGGCCTCGGCCTTGCCATCAGCCGCGAACTCGCGAGCCTGCTCGGCGGCGAAATTCATCTTCGCAGCGCGCCCAGCAAGGGCAGCACTTTCGTGCTTTACCTGCCGTTGCATTATTCCGGCCCCACCGTTGCGCCGCGCTCCCCTGCCTCGTCGGCATTCACACCCGCGCCTGCGCTGCAGGCGACACAAGAGCGCGCCGTCGAGCAATTGCCGGACGACCGCCTCGATCTCGCGCCGGGAGACAACATCCTCCTGATCGTCGAGGACGATCCGCATTATGCGCGGGTCCTGATCGATCTGGCCCGCGACAAGGGGTTCAAGGTACTGGTCGCGAGCCGCGGCGCCGAAGCGCTCGAGCTCGCCAAGCAGTTCCAGCCGACGGCGGTTTCGCTCGATGTGTTCCTGCCTGACATGCTGGGCTGGACCGTGCTGAGCCAACTCAAGCACAGTCCGCTGACGCGGCACATTCCGGTGCAGATCATCACGCTTGACGAAGACCGCCAGCATGCGCTGGCGCGCGGCGCGTTTTCCTTCGTCAACAAGCCGACGACGACCGAGGGCGTCAGCGCGGCGCTGTCGCAGATCAAGGAATACGCCAAGCCCCGCCGCAAGCGCCTGCTGATCGTGGAGGACAATGCCGCCGAGCAAATGAGCATCACCGAGTTGCTCGGCCATGACGACATCGAGATCCTCACCGCCGATACTGGCGCCGATGCCTTGTCGACGTTGCGGAACCAGCCCTGCGACTGTGTCGTGCTCGATCTGCGATTGCCTGACATGAGCGGCTTCGAGGTGCTTGACCGGCTTCGCAACGACGAAACTCTATCGAACGTGCCGGTCGTGGTGTTCACGGGGCGGGAACTTTCGGCCGAGGAGGATGCGGAACTTCACACCATGGCGAGGAGCATCGTGGTGAAAGGCGTCGAGTCGCCGGAACGCCTGCTCGACGAAACGTCGCTGTTTTTGCACCGTGTGATCACGGAATTGCCCGTCGAGAAGCAGAGAATGCTCGAAAAGCTCAATAGCTCCGATGAGGATCTTGTTGGCAAGACCGCGCTTCTGGTTGACGACGACGCCCGCAACATTTTCGCGCTATCAAGCGTTCTCGAACGGCGCGGGATGAAGGTGCTGACCGCGACGACGGGCCATGAGGCCATCGCTCTGGTCGAATCAAATCCAAATATCGCAATCGTGCTGATGGATATCATGATGCCGCAGATGGACGGATATCAGACCATCGGTGTCATCCGCGAAAATCCGTCCTTCAGCCGCCTGCCGATCATTGCGCTGACCGCCAAGGCGATGAAGGGCGACCGCGAGAAATGCCTCGAAGCCGGCGCTTCGGACTATCTCGCCAAACCCGTCAATACCGAGCAGTTGCTGCTCGCCATCCGAATGTGGTTGCACCGCTGA
- a CDS encoding HWE histidine kinase domain-containing protein yields the protein MDQEKVNILLVDDQPAKLLAYEVILKELGENLVKASSGREALEFLLKNDVAIILVDVCMPELDGFELAAMIREHPRFQKTAMIFISAIQVSDIDRLRGYEMGAVDYVPVPVVPEVLRAKIKVFAELYRKTRQLEQLNVELEDRVRARTAELEESHARLLESEQRRSLAIAAGKMGSWDWDWVNGDFMWDEGQYQILGVDPGKFELTPANIQALLHPDDVHELHEAWASFARGAKSYEAEFRIIRPNGEVRWCAGTAAASTDKGGRVIRVSGVTVDITERKQAEERQSLLAREVDHRAKNALALAQSIVRLTRGDNVKSYVRSVEGRINALARVHTVLSLSSWQGAEIRKLIDEELAPYSTGDQIDLSGPEIHLEPATAQTVALALHELVTNSAKYGALSALSGRLSVCWEDQAGLLKIIWSETGGPHVEKPVSRGFGTRSVIASIESQLGGRAEFDWRPEGLVCRLSVPLSQRQFGADPVSILEAAVDGNGLRRAER from the coding sequence ATGGATCAAGAGAAGGTAAACATTCTTCTAGTTGACGATCAGCCGGCGAAGCTGCTCGCCTATGAGGTCATCCTGAAAGAACTCGGCGAGAACCTGGTCAAGGCCTCGTCCGGGCGCGAAGCGCTCGAATTCCTGCTCAAGAACGATGTTGCCATCATCCTGGTCGACGTCTGCATGCCGGAACTCGACGGGTTCGAGCTCGCCGCCATGATCCGCGAACATCCCCGCTTCCAGAAGACGGCGATGATCTTCATCTCCGCGATCCAGGTCAGCGACATCGACCGGCTGCGCGGCTATGAGATGGGCGCGGTCGACTACGTTCCGGTGCCTGTGGTGCCCGAAGTGTTGCGCGCCAAGATCAAGGTGTTCGCGGAGCTCTATCGCAAAACGCGCCAGCTCGAACAGCTCAACGTCGAACTCGAGGACCGGGTTCGCGCACGCACCGCCGAACTCGAGGAATCGCACGCCAGGCTTCTGGAAAGCGAACAGCGCCGCAGTCTGGCGATCGCGGCCGGAAAGATGGGCTCCTGGGACTGGGACTGGGTCAATGGCGACTTTATGTGGGACGAAGGCCAATATCAGATCCTCGGCGTCGATCCCGGCAAGTTCGAACTGACGCCGGCCAATATCCAGGCGCTGCTTCACCCTGACGACGTTCATGAATTGCACGAGGCGTGGGCCAGCTTCGCCCGGGGCGCGAAATCATACGAAGCGGAATTCCGCATCATCCGGCCGAATGGCGAGGTGCGCTGGTGCGCGGGAACGGCGGCGGCAAGTACCGACAAGGGCGGCCGCGTCATCCGCGTCAGCGGCGTCACCGTCGACATCACCGAACGCAAGCAGGCCGAAGAGCGGCAAAGCCTGCTGGCGCGGGAGGTCGACCACCGCGCCAAGAACGCGCTGGCGCTCGCGCAATCCATCGTCCGATTGACGCGCGGCGACAATGTGAAAAGCTACGTCCGTTCCGTCGAAGGACGGATCAATGCGCTGGCGCGCGTGCACACCGTGCTCTCGCTCTCGAGCTGGCAGGGCGCCGAAATACGCAAACTGATCGATGAGGAGCTGGCGCCCTATTCCACCGGCGACCAGATCGACTTGTCCGGCCCGGAGATCCATCTCGAGCCGGCGACGGCTCAAACGGTTGCACTGGCGCTGCACGAGCTCGTAACCAATTCGGCGAAGTACGGCGCGCTGTCTGCGTTGTCGGGCCGGCTGTCGGTGTGTTGGGAAGACCAGGCGGGCCTTCTCAAGATCATATGGTCGGAGACTGGCGGGCCACATGTCGAGAAGCCGGTGTCGCGAGGGTTCGGAACCAGAAGCGTCATCGCCAGCATCGAGTCGCAGCTCGGTGGCCGGGCGGAATTCGACTGGCGCCCGGAAGGCCTCGTGTGCCGCCTGTCGGTTCCGTTGTCGCAACGGCAGTTTGGCGCCGATCCGGTTTCGATCCTTGAGGCTGCTGTCGATGGCAATGGTCTGCGACGCGCTGAGCGGTAA